The following is a genomic window from Mesotoga sp. Brook.08.105.5.1.
CTGGCTTTCACAGGAGCAAAGTCATCGGTTCCGGTACTACCTTGGACACGGCAAGACTAAGACAGAGCATAGCCGACCACTGTGGACTTGACCCAAGAAACGTTCACGCATATGTTATTGGTGAACACGGTGATAGTGAGATCGTTAACTGGACGAATGTCGACATCGCAGGTATTCCGATAAAGGAGTTCTGCGGGAACTGCGAAGACGTTTTGTTTGAAAAACTGTTTGAAGAGACACGAAGCGCTGCTTATCGTGTTATTGAAAAGAAGGGTTCAACATACTACGGAATAGGGCTTGCTGTATCAAAGGTGCTTTCCACTATTCCGAACGATCAACACTCAGTCCTTACAGTCTCATCTGTACACAGGGAATTTGAAGGTATGCAGGATGTGCCTTTCAGCGTTCCCAGTATTCTAGGGAGAAGTGGAGTAGAAAGAATACTGCATGTTGGACTTTCAGAAGAGGAAATTCAGGGACTTTCGAAATCAACAGGCGTTATCACCGATGCAATAGAAAGCCTAAAGGGATAAGGAGGGATTAGCGTGAAGAAAGTACTGCTTATTGCGATTATTGCTCTCAGTGTTTCTCTTATTGCCACGTCAGTCGCTTATGACCCTCAGGGACTTATGTTCCTGAACAGGTCAGGAGCTAGCATCAATGTAAACGTAAGCTTGAACAAGGGTACCGGATCAACTTACTACGGTGGCGAGTCGCTCGGATTGTCTTTCTCCGTTGACAGAAGCGCCTATGTGGCTGTTCTGGATATCGATCAGTCGGGGCAGGTCCAGGTTCTCTTTCCAAATGTCTACGATCAGGACAACTACGTCCAGGGTGGAAGGACCTACACTCTACCGACGGATAAGGCGACCACAAAATACAATCTGCAGGTCGAATCAAACAGAGGAAGAGAGACGATAGTAGTCGTTGCATCGACTTCTCCCCTGAATTTCTTAGGGAATGTGTTTTCTCTGTTCGATAGATATCCATTCCCATATTTGGGTCAGAACGTGAACAATTTGTCGATTGCGATTAACCCTGTCTTCAACACAAGCTGGGGGATAGGTTATACTTACTTCTATAACAGCTATGTGCCTTTCACGGTTAGGACTACAATCAGTGCAGACAGAAAGGATGCAAATGTCTATGTCGATGGAATATTCATGGGAAAATCACCGGTCACGACAACTTTGGAGGCCGGTATGCACTCGGTATACATCTACACAGACAGGAACCTCGTATACGGACCGGCAACAATAAACGTGCAACCTGGTTCAAGCAACTTTCAGTTCTCGCTCTTGCCAAATTACATTTACGGTTATCTGGAAGTTACATCGATCCCCGATGGTCAGGTTTATGTGGATGGACAGTATGCCGGTGACACACCTTACAGAGATTTTGAGAAGGTTGGAAGCCATACGGTAACAGTCTCCAAGTGGGGTTACCACGATTCCAAACAGAATGTCTACATCAACAGAGACATGACGACTTCGGTCGATTTCAGATTAACTGAGAAGACAGAGCAAGAGAAGAAAACGGACAACATCATACTCTTCTCGATAATCGGAGTGCTGATCGCGGGAATTGTAATCGCAATAGTACTTAGCGCA
Proteins encoded in this region:
- a CDS encoding DUF4384 domain-containing protein; the protein is MKKVLLIAIIALSVSLIATSVAYDPQGLMFLNRSGASINVNVSLNKGTGSTYYGGESLGLSFSVDRSAYVAVLDIDQSGQVQVLFPNVYDQDNYVQGGRTYTLPTDKATTKYNLQVESNRGRETIVVVASTSPLNFLGNVFSLFDRYPFPYLGQNVNNLSIAINPVFNTSWGIGYTYFYNSYVPFTVRTTISADRKDANVYVDGIFMGKSPVTTTLEAGMHSVYIYTDRNLVYGPATINVQPGSSNFQFSLLPNYIYGYLEVTSIPDGQVYVDGQYAGDTPYRDFEKVGSHTVTVSKWGYHDSKQNVYINRDMTTSVDFRLTEKTEQEKKTDNIILFSIIGVLIAGIVIAIVLSAGD